In one Brevibacillus composti genomic region, the following are encoded:
- a CDS encoding Tex family protein, translating to MDLTLMIQTIAQETEVKRHQVERTIALLDEGNTVPFIARYRKEMTGQLDETQIRAIEERVRYLRNLSVRKEEVIRLIEEQGKLTDELKACIEKATKLQEVEDLYRPYRQKRRTRATMAKEKGLEPLAAYLLARPEAGDPLAEAARYIDEEKGVESAEQALQGAMDIIAEQVSDDPQVRQWTRERTLQKGVLVTEQKAEEADEKNIYQMYYAYSEPLKKAAPHRVLAINRGENEGILKVSVEAPVEEILLYLKKRLVPKETVARPWLEAAAEDAYKRLIQPSIEREVRGELTEAAEERAIHIFAENLRNLLLQPPVKGKVVLGVDPAYRTGCKLAVVDDTGKLLEVAVIYPTPPVSKVAEASAKVKELVDRYGVHIIAIGNGTASRETEQFIAGVIKEMKRDLSYIIVNEAGASVYSASALAKEEFPELDVAERSAISIARRLQDPLAELVKIDPKSVGVGQYQHDVSQTRLAESLQFVVESAVNHVGVDVNTASPSLLQYVSGISRQVAGNIVKKREELGKFTSRKQLKEVPRLGAKTFEQCVGFLRIMDGEDPLDRTPIHPESYPAVQRLLASIGISAAEIGSEACRSRLESLDLPSVAAQLDIGEPTLRDIVDSLLRPGRDPRDELPKPLLRSDVLQLSDLSAGMKLQGTVRNVVDFGAFIDIGLKNDGLAHISRLRKGFVKHPLDVVTVGDIVDVWVVEIDEKRQRVGLSLIAPGD from the coding sequence ATGGACTTAACGTTGATGATCCAGACGATCGCTCAGGAGACAGAGGTTAAGAGGCATCAGGTGGAGCGGACTATCGCCCTGTTGGACGAGGGCAATACCGTCCCGTTTATCGCCCGTTACCGCAAGGAGATGACAGGGCAGCTAGATGAGACGCAAATTCGCGCCATTGAGGAGCGCGTTCGCTACCTGCGCAATTTGTCGGTCAGAAAAGAGGAAGTTATCCGGCTGATCGAGGAGCAGGGGAAGCTGACGGATGAGCTCAAGGCCTGCATCGAAAAGGCGACCAAGCTGCAAGAAGTGGAGGATCTGTACAGGCCCTACCGGCAAAAGCGGCGAACCCGCGCGACGATGGCCAAGGAAAAGGGATTGGAGCCCTTGGCCGCCTACCTGTTGGCGCGGCCTGAGGCGGGCGATCCCCTGGCGGAGGCAGCCCGGTACATAGACGAGGAAAAAGGAGTCGAATCGGCGGAGCAAGCCCTGCAAGGAGCGATGGATATCATCGCGGAACAGGTATCGGACGATCCGCAGGTCCGCCAATGGACGAGGGAGCGGACCTTGCAAAAGGGCGTCTTGGTCACGGAGCAGAAGGCTGAGGAGGCCGACGAGAAAAATATCTACCAGATGTATTACGCATACAGCGAGCCGCTCAAAAAAGCGGCGCCGCATCGGGTGCTCGCGATCAACCGGGGGGAAAACGAAGGAATCTTGAAGGTATCCGTGGAGGCGCCTGTCGAAGAAATCTTGCTTTATCTGAAGAAACGCCTGGTTCCAAAGGAGACGGTCGCCAGACCATGGCTGGAAGCGGCAGCCGAGGATGCCTACAAGCGGCTGATCCAGCCCTCCATCGAGCGTGAAGTGCGGGGAGAGCTGACCGAAGCTGCTGAGGAGCGGGCCATCCACATTTTCGCGGAAAATCTGCGGAATCTGCTGCTGCAGCCGCCGGTAAAGGGAAAAGTAGTCTTGGGCGTAGACCCGGCCTACCGGACAGGCTGCAAACTGGCTGTCGTCGATGACACCGGCAAGCTGCTGGAGGTAGCCGTGATCTATCCGACCCCCCCGGTCAGCAAGGTAGCGGAGGCATCCGCCAAGGTGAAGGAACTGGTCGACCGCTACGGCGTCCATATCATCGCCATCGGGAATGGAACCGCATCCCGGGAGACGGAACAATTTATCGCCGGCGTAATCAAAGAAATGAAGCGGGACTTGTCCTATATCATCGTCAACGAAGCGGGCGCTTCCGTGTATTCGGCATCCGCGCTGGCCAAAGAGGAGTTCCCGGAGCTGGACGTCGCGGAGCGCAGCGCGATCTCGATTGCCCGCAGACTGCAGGACCCTCTGGCGGAACTGGTCAAAATCGACCCCAAATCGGTGGGTGTGGGGCAATACCAGCATGACGTGTCGCAGACGCGGCTGGCGGAAAGTTTGCAATTCGTCGTGGAGTCGGCGGTTAACCACGTCGGCGTGGACGTCAACACGGCTTCGCCGTCGCTTTTGCAGTACGTGTCCGGCATCAGCCGGCAGGTAGCGGGCAACATCGTCAAAAAGCGGGAGGAGCTCGGAAAGTTTACCAGCCGCAAGCAATTGAAGGAGGTCCCCCGGCTGGGCGCCAAGACCTTTGAGCAGTGCGTCGGTTTCTTGCGCATCATGGATGGGGAAGACCCGCTCGACAGGACGCCCATTCACCCGGAATCCTACCCGGCTGTGCAGCGGCTGCTCGCGTCGATCGGCATCTCGGCGGCGGAAATTGGCAGCGAAGCCTGCCGCTCCCGCCTGGAGTCGCTCGATCTGCCGTCTGTAGCGGCACAATTGGACATCGGGGAGCCGACGCTGCGCGATATTGTGGACAGTCTGCTCCGTCCCGGCCGCGACCCCCGCGACGAACTGCCCAAGCCGCTTCTGCGCAGCGATGTGCTGCAACTGTCCGATCTGAGCGCGGGCATGAAGCTGCAGGGCACGGTGCGCAATGTCGTGGACTTCGGGGCTTTCATCGACATCGGTTTGAAAAACGACGGACTGGCGCATATCTCGCGCCTGCGAAAAGGCTTTGTCAAACACCCGCTGGATGTCGTCACCGTAGGGGACATCGTGGATGTCTGGGTGGTGGAGATCGACGAAAAGCGGCAGCGCGTCGGCCTGTCGCTGATCGCTCCCGGGGATTGA
- the cmpA gene encoding cortex morphogenetic protein CmpA — MPQWMRRQLQRAFSGKDVRQIRLLNSCWFLYWEKHGGRPQ, encoded by the coding sequence ATGCCACAATGGATGCGAAGACAGTTGCAGCGTGCCTTCTCCGGGAAGGACGTGCGGCAAATTCGGTTGCTGAACAGCTGTTGGTTCTTATATTGGGAAAAACACGGCGGCCGCCCGCAATAG